Proteins from a genomic interval of Salmo trutta chromosome 39, fSalTru1.1, whole genome shotgun sequence:
- the LOC115179236 gene encoding gastrula zinc finger protein XlCGF17.1-like — translation MLRHSLHPESNSRKITELRGLTTAHTSFSQPSLLKQHERIHTGEKPYSCSDCGRSFSRLSNFKTHERIHKGEKPYSCSDCGKSFSHSSYLKQHERIHRGEKPYSCSDCGKCFITSSELKVHQRTHTGERPYFCSDCSASFSQSSHLKQHERIHTGEKPYSCSDCGKCFITSSELKVHQRTHTGEKPYSCSDCGKCFITSSELKVHQRTHTGEKPYSCSDCGKCFTQSSELKVHQRTHRREALLLF, via the exons ATGTTGAGAcattctctacatccagagagcaacagcaggaagatcacaGAGCTAAGAGGTCTCACCACTGCCCACACT agtttctctcaacCGAGCCTCCTAAAacaacatgaacgtatacacacaggagagaagccttactcctgctctgactgtggaaggaGTTTCTCTCGACTGAGCAACTTTAaaacacatgaacgtatacataaaggagagaagccgtactcctgctctgactgtggaaagagtttctctcacTCGAGCTACCTAAAacaacatgaacgtatacacagaggagagaagccttactcctgctctgactgtggaaaatgcttcataACATCATCTGAGCTAaaagttcaccagagaacacacacaggagaaaggccttacttctgctctgactgtagcGCGAGTTTCTCTCAATCGAGCCACCTAAAacaacatgaacgtatacacacaggagagaagccttactcctgctctgactgtggaaaatgcttcataACATCATCTGAGCTAaaagttcaccagagaacacacacaggagagaagccttactcctgctctgactgtggaaaatgcttcataACATCATCTGAGCTAaaagttcaccagagaacacacacaggagagaagccttactcctgctctgactgtggaaaatgcttcacaCAATCATCTGAGCTAaaagttcaccagagaacacacaggagagaagccttactcctgttcTGA